One genomic segment of Nonomuraea coxensis DSM 45129 includes these proteins:
- a CDS encoding MFS transporter: protein MVKAVARERRRLGSPPPGGITPTDPNPFGWGPFVVLFIVGMVDRIEANLMSGVLPLIQEEWGFSDTAAGSIPTAAALAAALVALPAGYLADRRSRTKIIAFVVLIWALATLGSGLATGFAFFYFTRVLLAAAENIDNPAVGSLLADYYPAATRMQVYGWTRMTTYLGGVGTLLGGVIGQAYGWRAAFLLMAIPGALTAVLVWRMREPRRGEMDRIMAAAGPSSAPVPPPGALEPPQAGPPEADPAPTPGATVKRPFWPQVRQVLAIRTLVLVSLGVMILTLGLGGVYFWLPSLMVRVLEMEIGVAGSLSGGVTIVGVLAGTVIGTHLGKRLHGRVKGGRLLVGGTGITVGSAVLGTALLMDSTVALVVLVLLAVTISSTAIPTCTACIADVVAASSRGVGFAVLQVLLTIGAAFGPLIVGITSDATGSLLMAMYALIVPMILGGLVVLASRGSYEREAARVLEDARNS from the coding sequence ATGGTGAAGGCCGTCGCCCGCGAACGTCGCCGACTCGGATCCCCGCCGCCCGGCGGCATCACCCCGACCGATCCCAACCCCTTCGGGTGGGGGCCGTTCGTGGTGCTGTTCATCGTGGGGATGGTCGATCGCATCGAAGCCAACCTGATGTCCGGCGTGCTGCCGCTCATCCAGGAGGAATGGGGCTTCAGCGACACCGCGGCCGGGTCCATCCCGACCGCGGCGGCGCTGGCCGCCGCGCTCGTCGCGCTGCCGGCCGGCTACCTCGCCGACCGGCGCAGCCGTACGAAGATCATCGCCTTCGTGGTCCTCATCTGGGCCCTCGCCACCCTGGGCTCCGGGCTCGCCACCGGCTTCGCCTTCTTCTACTTCACGCGGGTGCTGCTCGCCGCCGCCGAGAACATCGACAACCCCGCCGTCGGCAGCCTGCTCGCCGACTACTACCCCGCCGCGACCCGCATGCAGGTGTACGGGTGGACGCGGATGACCACGTACCTGGGCGGCGTCGGCACGCTGCTCGGCGGCGTCATCGGCCAGGCGTACGGCTGGCGGGCCGCGTTCCTGCTGATGGCGATCCCCGGAGCGCTGACCGCCGTCCTCGTGTGGCGGATGCGCGAGCCGCGGCGCGGCGAGATGGACAGGATCATGGCCGCCGCCGGGCCCTCCTCCGCGCCCGTACCACCGCCCGGCGCCCTGGAGCCGCCGCAGGCCGGTCCGCCCGAGGCCGACCCCGCCCCCACCCCCGGCGCGACCGTGAAACGGCCCTTCTGGCCGCAGGTCCGTCAGGTCCTGGCCATCCGCACCCTGGTCCTCGTCTCCCTCGGCGTGATGATCCTGACCCTCGGCCTCGGCGGCGTCTACTTCTGGCTGCCCTCCCTCATGGTCCGCGTGCTGGAGATGGAGATCGGCGTCGCCGGCAGCCTCAGCGGCGGCGTCACCATCGTCGGCGTCCTGGCCGGGACCGTGATCGGCACCCACCTCGGCAAGCGGCTGCACGGCCGGGTCAAGGGCGGCCGGCTGCTCGTCGGCGGCACGGGCATCACCGTCGGCTCGGCCGTCCTCGGCACCGCCCTGCTCATGGACTCGACCGTGGCGCTGGTGGTCCTCGTCCTGCTGGCCGTCACGATCTCCTCCACCGCGATCCCCACGTGCACGGCGTGCATCGCCGACGTCGTGGCCGCCTCCTCGCGGGGCGTCGGCTTCGCCGTCCTGCAGGTGCTGCTGACGATCGGCGCCGCCTTCGGCCCGCTCATCGTCGGCATCACCTCGGACGCGACCGGCTCCCTCCTCATGGCCATGTACGCGCTGATCGTGCCCATGATCCTCGGCGGCCTGGTGGTGCTGGCCTCGCGCGGCTCGTACGAACGGGAGGCCGCCCGCGTCCTGGAGGACGCCAGGAACTCCTGA
- a CDS encoding response regulator transcription factor codes for MNAAAGPPIKVLLADDEGLVRSGFKVLLDLEDGITVVGEATDGAEAVERARATRPDVVLMDIRMPRMDGIQATAEIARTRGLEQVRVLILTTYDTDEYVFDALQAGASGFLLKDAGPAELLHAIRVIAAGDALLAPRITRRLIGQFTARRTAARTAEDRLAVLTEREREVLALVGQGLSNHEIGAELFLSPATARTHVSRAMAKLGARDRAQLVVIAYRTGLVSPGA; via the coding sequence GTGAACGCCGCGGCCGGCCCCCCGATCAAGGTGCTGCTCGCCGACGACGAGGGTCTCGTGCGGTCAGGGTTCAAGGTCCTGCTCGACCTGGAGGACGGCATCACGGTGGTCGGGGAGGCCACCGACGGCGCGGAAGCCGTCGAACGGGCCCGCGCCACCCGCCCCGACGTCGTCCTCATGGACATCCGCATGCCCAGGATGGACGGGATCCAGGCCACCGCCGAGATCGCCCGGACACGCGGGCTGGAGCAGGTCCGGGTCCTCATCCTCACCACCTACGACACCGACGAGTACGTCTTCGACGCCCTGCAGGCCGGCGCGAGCGGCTTCCTGCTCAAGGACGCCGGGCCGGCCGAGCTGCTGCACGCCATCCGGGTGATCGCCGCCGGGGACGCGCTGCTCGCGCCGCGGATCACCCGGCGCCTCATCGGCCAGTTCACCGCCCGCCGGACAGCCGCCCGGACCGCCGAGGACCGGCTCGCGGTGCTGACCGAGCGCGAGCGCGAGGTGCTAGCCCTGGTGGGGCAGGGCCTGAGCAACCACGAGATCGGCGCCGAGCTGTTTCTCAGCCCGGCCACCGCCCGTACCCATGTCAGCCGGGCGATGGCGAAGCTGGGCGCGCGCGACCGCGCGCAACTGGTCGTCATCGCCTACCGGACCGGGCTGGTGAGCCCCGGGGCGTGA
- a CDS encoding SRPBCC family protein has product MASIRHEIVIDASPEHIWEVLRDVGAVHERLLPGRVAGTRLEGDQRFLTFPDGHVIRELIVAIDDDRRCLAYSVVEGARPALDHHHASFEVRPEGDEAGRLIWTTNVLPHSRAAEIRVRMEHGAWEMKQAIEAAR; this is encoded by the coding sequence ATGGCCTCCATCCGCCACGAGATCGTGATCGACGCGTCGCCCGAGCACATCTGGGAGGTGCTGCGCGACGTCGGAGCGGTGCACGAGCGCCTGCTGCCGGGCCGTGTCGCCGGCACCCGGTTGGAGGGCGACCAGCGGTTCCTGACCTTTCCCGACGGGCACGTCATCCGCGAGCTGATCGTCGCGATCGATGACGATCGCCGCTGCCTGGCCTATTCCGTCGTCGAAGGCGCGAGACCCGCGCTCGATCACCATCACGCCTCGTTCGAGGTCCGCCCGGAGGGCGACGAGGCGGGCCGGCTGATCTGGACCACCAACGTGCTGCCGCACTCGCGAGCCGCCGAGATCCGCGTGCGCATGGAACACGGCGCCTGGGAGATGAAGCAGGCGATCGAGGCGGCCAGATGA